A DNA window from Piliocolobus tephrosceles isolate RC106 chromosome 9, ASM277652v3, whole genome shotgun sequence contains the following coding sequences:
- the ADRA2A gene encoding alpha-2A adrenergic receptor — protein MFRQEQPLAEGSFAPMGSLQPDAGNASWNGTEAPGGGARATPYSLQVTLTLVCLVGLLMLLTVFGNVLVIIAVFTSRALKAPQNLFLVSLASADILVATLVIPFSLANEVMGYWYFGKAWCEIYLALDVLFCTSSIVHLCAISLDRYWSITQAIEYNLKRTPRRIKAIIITVWVISAVISFPPLISFENKRGRGGPQPAEQRCEINDQKWYVISSCIGSFFAPCLIMILVYVRIYQIAKRRTRVPPSRRGPDAAAVPQGGAERRPNGLGPERGAGPGGAEAEPLPTQLNGAPGEPAPAGPHDADALDLEESSSSDHAERPPGPSRPERGPRGKGKARASQVKPGDSLPRRGLGETGIGTAAAGPGVERAGAAKASRWRGRQNREKRFTFVLAVVIGVFVVCWFPFFFTYTLTAVGCSVPRTLFNFFFWFGYCNSSLNPVIYTIFNHDFRRAFKKILCRGDRKRIV, from the coding sequence ATGTTCCGCCAGGAGCAGCCGCTGGCCGAGGGCAGCTTTGCGCCCATGGGCTCCCTGCAGCCGGACGCAGGCAATGCGAGCTGGAACGGGACCGAGGCGCCGGGGGGCGGCGCCCGGGCCACCCCTTACTCCCTGCAGGTGACGCTGACGCTGGTGTGCCTGGTCGGCCTGCTCATGCTGCTCACCGTGTTCGGCAACGTGCTCGTCATCATCGCGGTGTTCACAAGCCGCGCGCTCAAGGCGCCCCAAAACCTCTTCCTGGTGTCTCTGGCCTCGGCCGACATCCTGGTGGCCACGCTCGTCATCCCTTTCTCGCTGGCCAACGAGGTCATGGGCTACTGGTACTTCGGCAAGGCTTGGTGCGAGATCTACCTGGCGCTCGACGTGCTCTTCTGCACGTCGTCCATCGTGCACCTGTGCGCCATCAGCCTGGACCGCTACTGGTCCATCACACAGGCCATCGAGTACAATCTGAAGCGCACGCCGCGCCGCATCAAGGCCATCATCATCACCGTGTGGGTCATCTCGGCCGTCATCTCCTTCCCGCCGCTCATCTCCTTCGAGAATAAGCGCGGCCGCGGCGGCCCGCAGCCGGCCGAGCAGCGCTGCGAGATCAACGACCAGAAGTGGTACGTCATCTCGTCGTGCATCGGCTCCTTCTTCGCTCCCTGCCTCATCATGATCCTGGTCTACGTGCGCATCTACCAGATCGCCAAGCGTCGCACCCGCGTGCCACCCAGCCGCCGGGGTCCGGACGCCGCCGCCGTGCCGCAGGGGGGCGCCGAGCGCAGGCCCAACGGCCTGGGCCCAGAGCGCGGCGCGGGCCCGGGGGGCGCGGAGGCCGAGCCGCTGCCCACCCAGCTCAACGGCGCCCCTGGCGAGCCCGCGCCGGCCGGGCCGCACGACGCCGACGCGCTGGACCTGGAGGAGAGCTCGTCGTCCGACCACGCCGAGCGGCCTCCGGGACCCAGCAGACCCGAGCGCGGCCCCCGGGGCAAGGGCAAGGCCCGGGCGAGCCAGGTGAAGCCGGGGGACAGCCTGCCACGGCGCGGGCTGGGGGAGACGGGGATCGGGACGGCGGCGGCAGGGCCGGGGGTGGAGCGCGCTGGGGCCGCCAAGGCGTCGCGCTGGCGCGGGCGGCAGAACCGCGAGAAGCGCTTCACGTTCGTGCTGGCCGTGGTCATCGGAGTGTTTGTGGTGTGCTGGTTCCCCTTCTTCTTCACCTACACGCTCACTGCCGTCGGGTGCTCAGTGCCGCGCACGCTCTTCAACTTCTTCTTCTGGTTCGGCTACTGCAACAGCTCGCTGAACCCGGTCATCTACACCATCTTCAACCACGACTTCCGCCGCGCCTTCAAGAAGATCCTCTGCCGCGGGGACAGGAAGCGGATCGTGTGA